AGCATTGTATTGTTGTGAGACTTAAAACATAACAATCGCCTTTTAAGTTgtatttaatgtaatgtttttgtcaCTCTTTATGATAGTGCTGTTTTTAACCTATGTAATACAAAAGTTTGTTTTCCCTTTTTTTAGTGAGCTTAGCTTACTTTATTCTGGAGATATGCATCCAAATAATTTGACTTGAAAGGAGATTTCTAAATCATAgcttaaaatgtattcaaattaaattaacttttaaatgaaccTACTTCAAGGCTTAAAGCTTAACTATGTGTTTCTTTAAAGTTGGTGTAAAAGTTAAATTCATATTAAAGTAAGAAGTTCATATGTTGCATATACGTTATTGTGGAAACTGGATGCAGGCGCCTTCAACACACATTTGttattaataattcataatagCATTTCACCATCCATTTAACATATGCTAATGGATTCAAACCATTGTTATGCTGTGATTGTGGGAGTGGTGTTTATGTCAGACCACATTGACTTTATGGATCAATGACTCATGTTCAAGTTTAACTATTGCAAAACTTGTATTAAAAATAGAAACTTAAGTGTCTTTGGTGAGCAAACACAGAGATTTCCTTTCTGCTACTGAACTGAATGTACTGTTGTATGTCTTAATATAAGTCAGTTAAATCCTGGCAATTTATTCCAGTTCTTTCCTCTGACCTACAATATATTAACTTTGTTATACTTAGTTGACACTGATGCATTCATTTACAATCATTTTTCAAATACCACCACTCAAACTTTTCCGTAAATCAACTTTTGTTAATGTCCAAGACCACAAAGTCCACATGACAGTGTTTTTTCTTTCCAAAAGTCCCAAATCAATTGACATAAATTGTGGTCAAGAAGCCTTCATGATGAAATCTGGCATCTAAACATTGAATTGAAGTGAAGTGCCGGTCTTTTGTACAACAAAGTATGTTCTGTGGCTGATTCCAGTTTTCCGAGCTCTAATCCGTCACTTAGCAGCTGGAGGAGCGCCTCTTCCATGACTTCACATACAGTAAACCCATCTGGTCAGCCTCTGTTTCTCTCTTTTCTGTGTCCAGTGAGTTATGCATGTTTGAAAACCCAGACTCTACATGAGCTTGAGAGTTTTTTCTGTGTAGTTCAGTTTGATGCAGGTTAATTTTGTTGACTGTTGTGTGTTTGTAGAGCCATATTTAGCTTGGCATTTGCTCATTTCTTTCCAGAAAGGATGCAGGTTAATTCCCTGGGAGGACGCTGTAGGAAAACACAGAGCGACAGCTCAATGACACTGTTGTTTTGCTTTgcgtgtgtatttgtgtgtttgtggatAGATGTCATGAAATGTCAAGGAAACTTGTtgtgaaattttgaaatttttGATGTTGCCTGTTTTGCTATATAGACTTTTAGAAGTAGTTATGTCTATATTACTACTTTTCAAAGTCTATATACAAACATTTTTCTGAATCATGATGCACCATGGTGTtgagtttttaaaataatgctatATGATTGCCAAGGTTTTTTGCCCAGTCAACAaggaatgttctcagaactttggcAAGATTAAGAACAAACATTCTTTCAGTTATGTTAATAGAATGTTCATTATCTGGTTGTTAACAACGTTCTCAAAACGCTAGCATTAATTATACTgcccagcaaaaaaaaaaaaaaattttgctgttttgatTTAAATCGGGAAATGCTTAAAGATCCCCTGGGGTGAAaaacaagtttttaatgttatatgtctgtgtggtctttttaatatgctttaagacaaaccatgtgcaaattcagaAGTCAACATCATTGCTGAGaattctctttaaaactgcagtgaaaaaagACTCAAACCCAAAGTCTCAAACCCATGATTTAAAATCACTTTtctgacatcacaaactaccttgtaaccaatcacatcaacaTGCCGgagggctttagcatatcattaacaggGGAGTCTTGAGAGAATCCAGGTTATCCCGGCTACAATGCTCAACACTGCCATTTTTCAGACAGAGAATTAAcactaataaatacatttataaatttataattataattttacattaacattaataaattagCATGGAACTGTTTGAAATCAGCTGTCAAATGTACCGAATTGAGTTGAAATATAGTCTTcactgttaaagggatagttcacccaaaaatgaaaatttgatgttaatctgcttacccccagtgcatccaagatgtagatgacttcttcagtcgaacgcaaatgatgatttttaactgcaaccgctgccgtctgtcagtcaaataatagcagtgattgggaacttgaacaataagagtcgaaaaaacttccatagacaaattcaaattaaaccctgcggctcgtgacgacacattgatgtcctaagacacgaaacgatcggtttgtgcgagaaaccgaacagtatttatatcattttttacctctaatacaccactatgtccaacttcgttcagcttccggctagtgaggtctgatcgcgctctgacaacggaagtgatgtctcgcgctcattgaagtatatgggcgagacatcacttccgtcatcacaacgcgttttttgaccacactaacaggaagctgaacgaagttggacatagtggtgtattagaggtaaaaattatataaatactgtttggtttctcgcacaaaccgatcgtttcgtgtcttaggacattaatgtgtcgtcacgagccacagattttaattttgatttgtctaagcaagttttatctactgttatagttgaagttcccatctactgctattatttgactgacagacggcagcggttgcggttaaaaatcaacatttgtgttcgactgaagaaaaaaagtcatctacatcttggatgccctgggggtaagcagataaacatcaaattttcatttttgggtgaactattcctttaatgatATGCTTAGACccgagaagccaggttatcccggtatatttttctgttgatatgaaaaattgtgtagatttagcaatatagcgagTGTATGATGTATATGAGATGTTCAAAGGGTTTGTAAGGATACTAATTGttaaggcagctgtctgactcatggatgtgaacatggtttgtgaAACACCAGTAACCCATTATTAGCAGTTttataacatagtcaagcagaaggctaatcatattaattactgttagGTGTCCGACATGGTAAAGagtgataccattgtgcagcgtttacctcagtaagttgaccgagtggatctctgaccTGGTGCGAGTGactggaggcggggctaattataTTCATAGATCCATGTATATTAAATAAGGCAAGgctgtagagttacattcaagctatttaaaTAAGGCATGTTTTTTCcatcggaaaaaaaaaattaaatatgtcattttggtaatcaaagatgagttttaagggataaaatgatTGACTACAGCGGgactttaagaaaaaaatatttgggaTGTGtgggagtagactttacagagtgctcgacTCTTGCATTGTaaaccaaaaattgatgcacctcttgatggaattATCATCATGTAACCCAGTGTAataatttagaaatgttttatttcatattttcttttatgtgCAAATTATAATGTAAATGGTTGTGAATGTATATTTGTTACATCGATGgggtatttattattattattattttttgtgtgtgtgtgtgttttgacaTTTTCATTGTTAAGTCAATCGTGTTCTTGTCCATTTTGGGTGGCCAATCAGTGTTCTAGATTAAGGAAAGGAGGGCGGGAAGAGGAGAGTGCAAGGGTTAACTAGGAGGGAGGAGGAGAGCACGAGAAAATATGGGTGCGATGATCTGGTATCATATTGTTTCACAAAAGTATATAGCATAAATGCTGAAGAGTGTTACAATAGTTTCAGTAGTAAGTGTGTTGTCAAAACGAGAACAGAAACTTGTACTACGGACGGAACAGTGTCTATCTTGCTCAGATGGACTGTATGTTCGGTTGGCGAGTCCTCAGCGCGAGGATTTGTGACAGCTTCATAGGAGGATGATTCCAGATAGACTTCTTAGTGTTACGGGAGTGCTTGGAATTCCCTTGGCCCTGAGGAAATCGCAGCGATCGCGAGTTTGATGGACATCTAGCGCTGAGTGGTGAAACACGCACTTTTCATTGgatttaaaaggtatttcccgCCTATGTTTGCTTCGTGACGAGTGAAGcggtcttttattttttttgaccaCAACGTACCCTAGCATCAAACAGGCCTGTAACaaaggaaaaaacaacaacaacaaaaaaaaaaaacagacgtATTGAGTTAATTTTAGAGTTGGCTCATATTGCCAGCTTATTGTTTGGGTAGAGTCCTTTGAAGATTTTGGGTTTGGGTGATCTAATTTTAAGGTTTATATCAGAACCATGAGGACTATTTACAACAAAGGGAATATGTGAAAATGTAgtaattgatattttttttgGATTTATCAGTGAATTTGTGAAATTCCGATTGTCTAGTTAcctaattatttcattttacattttaaaagaagatCCCTGAAGTttgattattttacatttaagtaAATTGTTAATTTCATTATGCTTCAATTGTTTTCTGTGTATTAATTTGATAAAGAAAggggttatatatatatatatatatatatatatatttagacttTAGTTATTGCAAATACATTATTCTAGCAGCGAGATACATTAAAATCCCATTTCACCATTTATGTGAATGCAGTTTAGGGGAACCCAAGGAAAGACATAACAAACACAGTTACACAAAAACAAGTTAAAGTGAGTAATCACACTTAACCCATTCAGTTGAAAATACTAAGTTTATTAATACGAACTCAGGGCGCTCTCTTACCTTTCTGAAAATAGGACAGGGTTAAAAGCGCTACATAAATTGGAGGCACCGCTGGGATCTTTGGGTGTCCCGAAACAGTTGAGTGCTGTAAAAGAAGAACCAGAACAAGTCTCAGTGAGCATATGCTGAGTACCGTATGACCATGACTGCTCATTCTGTGTATCCTGGGCTGGTGGATGAGCTTAGAGGATGGTGTCGGGGAGAAATGCTCAATGAAGCACATGCGCTAATGGTAATTGTCCCTAAAGAAATTGATATTACTCAAATTGAAGAAACCCTTCAATCTGTTAAATGTTTGGGGCGGGTGCGTGTGAGAGGAAGAATGTACAACTGCAGACTGGATAGTTTGACTGTTTTATGTGAATGTAAAGAAGTTGTAGACCCTTCTAAAGTCCCTCCTGACATACTTCCCACAGGTGGAACGGTAGCCTGGCCAATTGTCATGGCGACACGAAGTCCAGTTTCACCAGGTGCTCCTGCTAGTGCAAAGCAGAACAATTCGTCTACCATTGGTAATGATAGTAATGTTCAGGAGTTGTTGGGTAGTAATGATGGCTCTGCTGAGTCTATTATACGTGCTGTGGGGGATCTGCTATCTAAAATAGAAAAACCAGTGAGTGATAGCAGCAGTTACCGTCGCCTCCGTGTTTTGTCTGGTACTGTACCAACCCCTGCAGGAGAAGAGCCTTTAGAACATTGGCTTGAGCAAGCTCGTCTTATGGTAGAAGAAAGCGATTGctcagacaaagagaaaagACGTCGGATTATGGAGAGTCTACGAGGTCCTGCCTTGGCAGTAGTAAAAGCTGCTCGTTTAACCACTGTGGATCTCAAGCCCGAGCAATGCTTGGAAGTCATTGAAAGTGCATTTGGTTCTGCTGAATCAGGGGAAGAGCTGTATATTGCTTTTCGGTTAATGCAGCAAAAACCCAGTGAAAAACTGTCCGATTTTCTTAAAAGACTGGAACAATCATTGACCAAAGTCATACAGCGAGGTGGTCTGTCAATTGACCCTGCAAACCGCGCCCGAGTGGAACAGTTACTTCGAGGGGCAGTTTCTTCTGATCTAATGCTTGTTAATCTTAAGCTGAGGGAAAGGAAGGAAAACCCTCCATCCTTTTTAGAGCTGTTAAGTGAGATTCGCAGTGAGGAAGAATATGAGGCCACTAGGGCTAAACACAGCTCCACTGTGCATAAGATACAGGCTAAAGCAGAGGTGGACAGTAAGTATACAGAAATTCAGAACCTAAAAACTGAGTTGAAGGAACTGAAAGCCATGTTTGCTTCCATGAATGCTACCCCTCATGGAGCTGTGAAAGAAGAGGTGTCTGCAGGTCCAGTTATGAAAACCACATTTGAAAATGGTCCTGACCCTGAAGTGACTGCACTGAAAAAACAAGTCAAAAGATTGCAGCAAAAAGTTCAAAGCAAAAAGCCTATTGCCCCAGTTTCATCCTTACCTGTGGAAACTTCTAGAAATTTTCCTGGTACATATAAGCCGACTACATCCAGTGAAGCAGATGAATATTAATGTTATCACTGTGGGGAAAGCGGACACTTTGCAGCAAAATGTAGAAACCAGAAAACCAATCCAAATTCATTCGCAGGTTAATTCAGTCCCTGAAAAAAGCTAAAAGTAGAGACTTGTTTTCATCTGAGAAAAAACCCAACACAACGGACTGTTCAGTAAAGATGAGTGCAGTAGACATACAAAAAGAAAACCCCATTCCCGAAGGGTTGGTTGGTCCAACGTCTGTTGTCCAGCTGAAAGTGAACGGACATGAATGTGACGCCTTATTAGACAGTGGCTCTCAAGTAACCATTATCTTCGAGGCCTGGTATAAGCAGCATCTGTCTGACATTTCCATTCATCCCCTTACAGGTTTGGCCACTTGGGGCTTAAGTGAGTCCAGCTATCCTTATTTGGGGTATGTGATGGTAGATGTTGAGTTCCCAGCCAAAATTACAGGAGCTCAGGAAGCCCTTTCAGTCTTAGCCTTAATCTGTCCGGGACCCTGTAGTCCAGATCAAACACCAGTTATTTTGGGCACCAATGCTAACCTCTTCAAACGTTTAGCTCGGCTGTGTAGAGAAAGTGCTGGAGTGGACATTGCGCAAACTTTGGGCATAAATCTAGGTCCAGTTTCTAAAGAATTGTCATGTGACACAGCTAAGGTCCCTAGTGAAGATGGTGTGGGCAGTGTAAGGTGGATTGGTCCAGGACCCTTGTCCTTATCCCCAGGAGGGGATTGTGTGGCAATCTGTAAGGTAGAGCTAATCGAACCATTGGGGAAAGAGGTTCTATTAGTAGAGGCTCCTCCAGATTCCACACTTCCCATTGGAGTGTTACTGCACCCCATGGTAGTGCCACATTCTGAAATGGATGTCAACTATTTCCCAGTATTGATGCATAATGAGTCGCTTAAGGACACAGTGATTCCGGTATGGACAGTGGTAGGTCACCTGCATCCAACAAATCCAGTAACCCCAGCTCCAAAGACAGGAGAGTTGGATACAAACCTCATTAACTTTGTAGACTCTCCAATTCCTGAGTCATGGAAGGAGAAGCTTAGGCAGGCATTGAAAGAAAGAGAGTCTGTGTTCTCACTGCATGAGTGGGATGTTGGTTTGGCAAAAGGAGTTGAACACACTATTCGGCTATCTGATCCTAGGCCCTTTCGTGAGCGCTCCAGGCGTTTGGCTCCTGCTGACATTGATGATGTTCGAAAACACATTCAGGAGCTTATGAAAGCTGGTATCATCAAGGAATCACAAAGCCCCTATGCCTCCCCTATTGTAGTTGCCCGAAAGAAGAATGGAAGTGTAAGAATGTGCATAGACTATCGCACTCTTAATTCTCGAACAGTGCCTGACCAGTATACCACACCTCGCATTGATGATGCATTAGACTGTTTGTCAGGGAGTAGATGGTTTTCCGTCCTTGATCTCAGAAGTGGCTATTACCAGATAGCTATGTCTGAAGAGGATAAGGAAAAAACTGCCTTTATATGCCCCTTAGGATTCTATCAATTCGAGTGTATGCCACAGGGCATTACTGGGGCACCTGCGACTTTCCAACGCTTGATGGAAAAAGCTGTTGGTGATATGAACTTGCTTCAGGTTCTTGTTTACCTAGATGACCTGATCGTCTTTGGGAAGTCGTTAGAAGAACATGAGGAAAGACTTCTGAAGGTACTGGACAGACTTGAAGAAGTGGGGCTGAAAGCATCATTGGACAAGTGCCAATTCTGCCAGACCAAGGTGAAGTATGTGGGGCACATAGTATCAGCTAACGGCATTGCAACAGACCCTGACAAAGTAAAGGCGGTCAGCACATGGCCACAGCCTACGGACCTTAAGTCATAAGATCCTTTCTTGGCTTCTGCGTTTATGACCGTAGGTTCATAGCCATTTATGCTGCCATTGTCCGACCTCTTACTGAGCTCACCAAGGGTTATGCACCTACCCAGCGAGAGAGAAGGTTGgacaaaaataaatctaaaaccTACTTGAAAGAGTCTGAGCCTTTTGGAGACCGATGGAACCAGTCGTGCAAGGATGCTTTTAAGCAGATTATTCAATGTCTCACTAATGCCCCAGTCCTAGCTTTTGCAGACCCCCAAATACCCTACATCTTGCATGTAGATGCCAGTCTTAAAGGGCTAGGTGCTGTATTATATCAGGAGCATTCTTCAGGTCTGCAGCCCATGGCATTTGCCAGTAGAAAACTGAGCAATTCAGAGCAGAAATATCCTATCCACCAGTTGGAATTTCTTGCCTTGAAATGGGCGGTTCTGGATAAATTCCACGATTACCTATATGGAGCCAAGTTTACCGTACGTACAGATAATAACACTCTAACGTACGTTCTTACCACGGCTAAGCTCAGCGCCACTGGACATCGTTGGCTGGCTGCTTTATCCACCTACAACTTTGATGTGCTGTACCGACCGGGCAGGGAAATATTGATGCAGATTTGCTGTCTCTAAACCTGGCAGAAGAAGGAAACACAGAGGGTTGGCAAAGCATCTCTGAGACCGAAATAAGGTCCATATGCCAGAGAGTTCATGTTGACCTAAAGATTAAGAAATCACCTAGGTATGTGGAACAACTAGGTGCCTCACCTGAGTGCATCCCTGACGCGTATGCTTTCCCTTGTCAGCTGGACTGTGATTTCTTGGAGCAGAAATCCATGGCTGAT
The window above is part of the Chanodichthys erythropterus isolate Z2021 chromosome 3, ASM2448905v1, whole genome shotgun sequence genome. Proteins encoded here:
- the LOC137004754 gene encoding paraneoplastic antigen Ma1 homolog translates to MTAHSVYPGLVDELRGWCRGEMLNEAHALMVIVPKEIDITQIEETLQSVKCLGRVRVRGRMYNCRLDSLTVLCECKEVVDPSKVPPDILPTGGTVAWPIVMATRSPVSPGAPASAKQNNSSTIGNDSNVQELLGSNDGSAESIIRAVGDLLSKIEKPVSDSSSYRRLRVLSGTVPTPAGEEPLEHWLEQARLMVEESDCSDKEKRRRIMESLRGPALAVVKAARLTTVDLKPEQCLEVIESAFGSAESGEELYIAFRLMQQKPSEKLSDFLKRLEQSLTKVIQRGGLSIDPANRARVEQLLRGAVSSDLMLVNLKLRERKENPPSFLELLSEIRSEEEYEATRAKHSSTVHKIQAKAEVDSKYTEIQNLKTELKELKAMFASMNATPHGAVKEEVSAGPVMKTTFENGPDPEVTALKKQVKRLQQKVQSKKPIAPVSSLPVETSRNFPGTYKPTTSSEADEY